A genomic window from Mobula hypostoma chromosome 14, sMobHyp1.1, whole genome shotgun sequence includes:
- the LOC134356388 gene encoding adenosine receptor A2b, translating into MSDDLSNFSAEGAWCPGQRWATPETNGTGTGHVCSWCCCGPLNRILVIAFMTVLACAVIVGNAITVTVFLGTRQFRTPQGYLKVSLALADLMVGVLVVPFSVYTEIVWMASGGAPPAWARGYSARAGGAFWHPCHLVGLVFAGCTFVSISTIFLLTVERSVAILKPLHKETVVTRSRTLATICCSWLAAFLLATAPLMFSDHFTLRYNECSRMCNYAFVPQAPKHSSWSILLLFPAFDFTLLGCTLVVNALSFSTIRRCCKQRKCLVETDNFRGPLRPSFSDIKAAKTIAILTFAFTASFSPIAAFVVGNVSGHSWCTFSFFAFWILAANSCCNFVIYSVRDQRFRKGVQQLFHKTLRTLPDKNPNGQNFRLPAGLQPFTE; encoded by the coding sequence ATGTCGGACGACCTCAGTAACTTTAGCGCGGAGGGTGCTTGGTGCCCCGGCCAGAGATGGGCCACTCCGGAGACGAACGGAACCGGGACCGGACACGTGTGCAGCTGGTGCTGCTGCGGTCCGCTCAACCGGATTCTGGTGATCGCCTTCATGACTGTCCTGGCTTGCGCGGTGATTGTGGGCAACGCCATCACAGTGACCGTGTTTCTGGGGACAAGGCAGTTCCGGACCCCGCAGGGCTACCTGAAAGTCTCGCTGGCCCTGGCCGACCTAATGGTTGGGGTGTTGGTGGTGCCCTTCTCCGTCTACACCGAGATCGTCTGGATGGCGAGCGGGGGAGCGCCGCCCGCCTGGGCCCGGGGTTACTCGGCCAGGGCAGGTGGGGCATTCTGGCATCCCTGTCACCTGGTTGGGCTGGTGTTCGCCGGCTGTACCTTTGTCTCCATCAGCACCATCTTCCTGCTGACCGTGGAGCGCAGCGTGGCCATCCTGAAACCCCTGCACAAGGAAACCGTGGTGACCCGCAGCAGAACCCTGGCGACCATCTGCTGCTCTTGGCTGGCAGCCTTTCTGCTGGCCACGGCACCTCTGATGTTCAGCGACCACTTCACCCTGAGGTACAACGAGTGCAGCCGTATGTGCAACTACGCGTTCGTGCCCCAGGCTCCGAAGCACTCCAGTTGGAGCATCCTGCTGCTCTTCCCCGCCTTTGACTTCACTCTGCTGGGCTGCACCTTGGTGGTCAACGCGCTGTCCTTCAGTACCATCCGCCGCTGCTGCAAGCAGCGCAAGTGCTTGGTCGAAACCGACAACTTCCGCGGCCCCCTGCGTCCGTCCTTCTCAGACATCAAAGCGGCGAAAACCATCGCCATCCTGACCTTCGCCTTCACCGCATCCTTCAGTCCGATCGCCGCTTTCGTCGTGGGCAATGTCAGCGGCCATAGCTGGTGCACCTTCTCCTTCTTTGCTTTCTGGATCTTGGCCGCCAACAGCTGCTGTAATTTTGTCATCTACAGTGTCAGAGACCAAAGATTCCGCAAAGGGGTGCAGCAATTGTTCCACAAAACTCTGCGGACATTGCCGGACAAAAACCCGAACGGACAGAACTTCCGTTTGCCCGCAGGGCTGCAGCCCTTTACTGAGTGA